The proteins below come from a single Nostoc sp. KVJ3 genomic window:
- a CDS encoding recombinase family protein produces the protein MDASTPVEPKTVQNRIGYARVSSIGQNLDSQMDSLKQAGCIKIFTDKLTGSRMVRPGWEDLLKYIRPDDTLVVTELSRMTRSLLHLLETAKILEQRQINLLSLRESIDTTTAAGRCFLSMMGAIYQMERELRAERASAGRVSAKARGRTGGRPRTDVAKLEIARILYQNSGKTAAEVCRVAGVGRRVFFAYLAQKHN, from the coding sequence GTGGATGCTTCAACTCCCGTCGAACCGAAAACAGTCCAAAATCGGATTGGCTATGCTCGTGTCAGCAGCATCGGTCAAAATCTTGATTCGCAGATGGATTCTTTGAAGCAAGCTGGCTGCATTAAAATCTTTACTGACAAGTTAACTGGTTCGCGGATGGTGCGACCTGGATGGGAGGATCTGCTGAAATATATTCGTCCAGATGATACGTTAGTTGTCACTGAACTAAGTCGGATGACCCGTTCGTTACTCCATCTACTCGAAACAGCTAAGATTTTGGAACAACGTCAGATTAACCTGTTGTCATTGCGAGAGAGTATTGATACCACTACAGCTGCAGGTCGCTGTTTTCTGTCGATGATGGGAGCGATTTATCAGATGGAACGAGAATTACGCGCCGAACGAGCTTCGGCCGGAAGAGTTTCAGCTAAAGCCAGAGGCAGAACGGGTGGAAGACCTCGAACTGATGTTGCCAAATTGGAGATTGCGAGGATCTTGTATCAAAATTCTGGGAAGACAGCCGCTGAAGTTTGTAGAGTCGCAGGTGTCGGGCGGCGGGTGTTCTTTGCTTACCTAGCCCAAAAGCATAACTAG